A region from the Cellvibrio sp. PSBB006 genome encodes:
- a CDS encoding glycoside hydrolase family 97 protein — MTIKATFIGRSILLCSALISLNLAAETLKVASPDGNIVFHVSDDNGLPGYRIDFRGKEVISPSALGLEFKGVEGFVRDLKITDHKKTQQDSTWEQPWGERRLVRDQHNELTVTFARTEKKSSNHFTLRVRVFNDGIGFRYEVPQQKKLADNRQGKIDIIDEKTTFSLPTPEQTKTWWIPSRGWNRYEYLYNTTMLDVVDRVHTPVTFKSSTGVHLSIHEAALVDYAAMTLDQQRNGVLKADLTPWSDGVRVKTQLPFKTPWRTIQIAAEATGLLNSDLILNLNEPNKLGDVSWVEPGKYVGIWWGMHVGTATWGSGEKHGATTAETKRHMDFAAQHGFSGVLVEGWNIGWDGDWYANGDIFSFTKPYPDFNLPEITVYGKSKGVRLIGHHETSGAVTNYKNQMADAFDLYQQHNVAQVKTGYVADGGKIKRIDEQGIVRNEWHDGQFMVGEYLRSVTEAAKRKISINTHEPIKDTGLRRTYPNWIAREGARGQEYNAWGSPPNSAEHTAILPFTRMLSGPMDYTPGIFDLAPYGLAAENRVRSTLAKELSLYVVLYSPIQMVADLLENYEKHTDAFQFIRDVPTDWEESRALAGEVGDYVVFARKERAGEDWYLGALTDEDARKLSVSLDFLSPDKNYEAQIYRDGPDADWKTNPYAMVIEKKTMKRGDTLQLDLATSGGAAIRFKALD; from the coding sequence ATGACGATAAAAGCAACTTTCATAGGGCGCAGCATCCTGCTTTGTTCAGCATTGATAAGCCTGAACCTTGCAGCGGAAACGCTTAAGGTCGCATCACCTGACGGCAATATTGTCTTCCATGTCAGTGATGACAATGGCCTGCCGGGTTACCGGATCGACTTTCGCGGCAAGGAAGTCATTAGCCCGTCTGCATTGGGGCTGGAGTTCAAAGGGGTAGAGGGCTTTGTTCGCGACCTGAAGATTACCGACCACAAAAAAACGCAGCAGGATTCTACCTGGGAACAACCCTGGGGCGAACGGCGCCTGGTACGTGATCAGCACAATGAACTGACGGTGACCTTTGCGCGTACCGAGAAAAAATCTTCCAATCATTTCACCCTGCGCGTGCGCGTATTTAACGACGGTATCGGGTTCCGCTATGAAGTGCCGCAACAGAAAAAACTGGCTGATAATCGCCAGGGCAAGATTGATATCATCGATGAAAAAACCACGTTCAGTTTGCCCACACCCGAGCAAACCAAAACCTGGTGGATTCCGTCGCGCGGCTGGAATCGCTATGAATATTTGTACAACACCACCATGCTCGATGTGGTGGATCGGGTACACACACCGGTTACTTTCAAATCATCCACGGGCGTGCACCTGAGTATTCATGAAGCCGCGTTGGTGGATTACGCAGCCATGACATTGGACCAACAGCGAAACGGTGTGTTGAAAGCGGATTTAACGCCCTGGTCGGATGGTGTTCGCGTGAAGACGCAGCTGCCTTTCAAAACACCCTGGCGCACCATTCAGATTGCAGCGGAGGCTACAGGCTTATTGAATTCTGATTTGATTTTGAATCTGAATGAACCGAATAAACTTGGCGATGTGTCCTGGGTGGAGCCGGGCAAATATGTCGGTATCTGGTGGGGCATGCATGTGGGAACTGCAACCTGGGGCTCCGGTGAAAAACACGGTGCAACCACCGCAGAAACCAAACGCCACATGGATTTCGCTGCACAGCATGGATTTTCCGGTGTACTGGTCGAAGGTTGGAACATCGGCTGGGATGGCGACTGGTATGCCAACGGCGACATCTTCAGCTTTACCAAACCTTATCCGGACTTTAATTTGCCGGAGATTACCGTTTACGGAAAATCCAAAGGCGTGCGTTTGATCGGCCATCACGAAACCTCTGGTGCGGTAACAAACTATAAAAACCAGATGGCTGATGCATTTGATCTTTATCAACAGCATAACGTTGCCCAGGTTAAGACTGGCTACGTTGCTGATGGCGGAAAAATAAAACGCATTGATGAACAGGGCATTGTGCGTAACGAGTGGCACGACGGGCAATTTATGGTGGGGGAATACCTGCGCTCAGTGACCGAGGCGGCCAAACGCAAAATCAGTATCAACACCCACGAACCGATCAAGGACACGGGCTTGCGTCGCACCTATCCCAACTGGATTGCACGGGAAGGCGCGCGTGGCCAGGAATACAACGCCTGGGGCTCGCCACCAAACTCTGCTGAACACACCGCTATCCTGCCGTTTACGCGTATGTTATCCGGCCCCATGGATTACACACCGGGTATTTTTGATCTTGCTCCTTACGGACTCGCTGCTGAAAACCGTGTGCGCTCCACCCTCGCAAAAGAATTATCGCTCTACGTCGTGCTGTACAGCCCGATTCAAATGGTGGCTGATCTGCTGGAAAATTATGAAAAACATACGGATGCATTTCAATTTATTCGCGATGTGCCCACCGACTGGGAGGAGAGTCGCGCGCTTGCGGGAGAAGTGGGGGACTATGTCGTGTTCGCACGCAAAGAACGCGCTGGTGAAGATTGGTACCTCGGTGCATTGACTGATGAGGACGCGCGCAAGCTCAGCGTATCGCTAGATTTTCTTTCGCCGGATAAAAACTACGAGGCGCAGATTTATCGCGATGGGCCAGACGCCGATTGGAAAACCAATCCGTATGCAATGGTTATCGAAAAGAAAACCATGAAGCGTGGCGATACACTGCAACTCGACCTGGCTACCAGCGGCGGTGCCGCGATTCGTTTTAAAGCGTTGGACTGA
- a CDS encoding alpha-amylase family glycosyl hydrolase, translated as MKRKHVLLIGAALAGLGACTTQAPPTQTLAEPAGKPVVYQVFTRLFGNTNTTNKPWGTIEENGVGKFNDFTDTALAEIKAMGVTHIWYTGVPHHAVIRDYSAYGISNDDPDVVKGRAGSPYAVKDYYSVNPDLAVDPERRLEEFQALIERTHQHGMKVVIDIVPNHVARHYESLHKPEGVQDFGADDDTSVAYLRSNNFYYVPGEAFRVPDPLENYRPLGGDAHPLADGKFTEVPAKWTGNGSRKAQPHFHDWYETVKINYGVRPDGSYDFPSLPATYAEKNYRAHAAFWADKDVPDSWKKFRDITHYWLDMGVEGFRFDMAEMVPVEFWSYLNSSIKLKNPDAFLLAEVYNPKEYRNYLHLGKMDYLYDKVEFYDTLKTIMQGTGSIDSLVAIQAGLADIEAHMLHFLENHDEQRIASPDFAGSAEKGKPAMVVSALISRSPTMIYFGQEVGEDGMLDSGFGDPSRTSIFDYAGVPAHQRWMNGGKFDGGRLSNQEQALRDFYQRLLNFSAHSPAMRGSYQELHTHNRATTAGYTEDVFAFARWADTQKLIVISNFSATETRAFNLQIPKSLLTTWALAVGDYPLRDQLGEQKTLTLAARQTHASVPVRLAPLESLVLTIGQPSH; from the coding sequence ATGAAGCGTAAACATGTATTGCTAATTGGCGCTGCCCTTGCAGGACTCGGTGCTTGCACAACGCAAGCACCGCCGACGCAAACTCTGGCTGAACCGGCGGGCAAGCCAGTGGTGTATCAGGTATTTACCCGTTTGTTCGGCAATACCAATACCACCAATAAACCCTGGGGCACCATTGAAGAAAACGGTGTGGGGAAATTTAATGATTTTACCGATACCGCGCTGGCTGAAATCAAAGCCATGGGTGTGACTCACATCTGGTACACCGGTGTGCCGCACCATGCGGTGATTCGTGATTACTCCGCTTACGGCATCAGTAACGATGATCCGGATGTCGTAAAAGGGCGCGCCGGTTCACCCTACGCAGTAAAAGATTATTACAGTGTAAATCCCGATTTGGCCGTTGATCCGGAACGGCGCCTGGAAGAATTTCAGGCGCTGATCGAGCGCACGCATCAGCATGGGATGAAGGTTGTTATTGATATCGTGCCGAATCACGTCGCGCGCCATTATGAATCCCTGCATAAACCGGAAGGCGTGCAGGATTTCGGTGCTGACGACGATACATCAGTAGCTTACCTGCGTAGCAATAATTTCTATTATGTGCCCGGCGAAGCTTTTCGTGTGCCCGACCCTTTGGAAAATTATCGTCCCCTGGGTGGAGATGCGCATCCGCTCGCCGACGGAAAATTTACCGAAGTGCCCGCCAAATGGACCGGTAATGGTTCGCGTAAAGCCCAACCGCATTTTCACGATTGGTATGAAACCGTAAAGATTAATTACGGTGTACGGCCCGATGGCAGTTACGACTTCCCGTCATTGCCGGCAACCTACGCAGAAAAAAATTATCGCGCGCACGCCGCGTTTTGGGCCGATAAAGATGTACCCGATTCCTGGAAAAAATTTCGCGATATCACACACTACTGGTTGGACATGGGTGTCGAGGGTTTTCGTTTTGATATGGCGGAGATGGTGCCGGTAGAGTTCTGGAGCTATTTGAATTCGTCGATCAAATTAAAAAATCCGGATGCGTTTTTATTGGCCGAGGTCTACAACCCCAAGGAATATCGCAACTACCTGCATCTGGGCAAGATGGACTACCTCTACGATAAAGTGGAGTTCTACGATACGCTCAAAACCATTATGCAAGGCACGGGTTCTATCGACAGTCTGGTGGCGATCCAGGCGGGCCTGGCGGATATCGAAGCGCATATGCTGCACTTCCTGGAAAATCACGATGAGCAGCGTATCGCCAGCCCGGATTTTGCCGGCAGTGCAGAAAAAGGTAAGCCGGCGATGGTGGTATCGGCCTTGATCAGTCGTTCACCGACGATGATTTACTTCGGTCAGGAAGTGGGCGAAGACGGCATGCTGGATTCCGGCTTTGGCGATCCCTCGCGCACCAGTATCTTTGATTACGCCGGCGTACCCGCCCATCAGCGATGGATGAACGGCGGTAAGTTTGACGGCGGGCGCCTGAGTAATCAGGAGCAAGCCCTGCGTGATTTTTACCAGCGGTTATTGAATTTCTCAGCCCACAGCCCGGCGATGCGTGGCTCCTATCAGGAGCTTCACACCCACAATCGGGCGACCACGGCAGGCTACACAGAAGACGTCTTCGCCTTTGCCCGTTGGGCAGATACGCAAAAGTTAATCGTGATCAGCAATTTTTCCGCGACAGAAACGCGCGCCTTTAACCTGCAGATACCCAAGAGCCTGCTAACAACCTGGGCATTAGCGGTAGGGGATTATCCCTTGCGGGATCAATTGGGCGAACAGAAAACGCTGACACTGGCAGCTCGACAAACCCATGCCAGCGTGCCGGTCAGGCTGGCTCCGCTGGAGTCCCTGGTGTTAACAATCGGCCAGCCGTCTCATTGA
- a CDS encoding DUF2061 domain-containing protein, which translates to MAKTMTFATIHFTVAFSVAYALTGDVLVGSAVAMVEPAVNTVAFYFHELGWKKFEAHKQVLQQFFAETV; encoded by the coding sequence ATGGCCAAGACAATGACTTTCGCAACAATTCACTTCACCGTCGCTTTTTCGGTCGCCTACGCCCTGACAGGTGATGTCCTGGTGGGCAGTGCGGTGGCGATGGTTGAACCTGCGGTCAATACTGTCGCTTTCTACTTCCACGAGTTGGGCTGGAAGAAATTCGAGGCGCATAAACAAGTTCTACAACAATTTTTTGCTGAAACAGTTTAG
- a CDS encoding peroxiredoxin, producing MTLRLGDTAPDFEQESTAGVIKFHEWLGDSWGVLFSHPSDFTPVCTTELGLTAKLKEEFEKRNVKAIALSVDPVDSHHAWVNDINETQNTRVNFPIIADADRKVSDLYDMIHPNANATLTVRSLFIIDPAKKIRLIITYPASTGRNFDEILRVIDSLQLTEHHKVATPGNWKPGEDVVIVPALQDPDEIKQRFPKGYKVIKPYLRMTPDPRQ from the coding sequence ATGACATTACGATTAGGCGATACCGCACCGGATTTTGAACAGGAATCCACCGCTGGCGTCATCAAGTTTCATGAATGGCTGGGTGATAGCTGGGGTGTACTTTTTTCGCACCCGTCTGATTTTACGCCGGTCTGCACCACCGAACTTGGCCTTACCGCCAAACTGAAAGAGGAATTTGAAAAGCGCAACGTAAAAGCCATTGCGCTGAGTGTGGACCCGGTCGACTCTCACCACGCCTGGGTAAACGATATCAACGAAACCCAAAACACCCGCGTTAATTTTCCGATCATTGCGGATGCGGATCGCAAGGTGTCTGACTTGTACGACATGATTCACCCCAACGCCAACGCAACACTGACGGTGCGTTCGTTGTTTATCATCGATCCGGCCAAGAAAATTCGTTTGATCATCACCTACCCGGCTAGTACTGGACGCAACTTTGATGAGATTTTGCGCGTGATTGATTCGCTGCAACTGACCGAACATCACAAGGTAGCCACACCCGGCAACTGGAAACCGGGCGAAGATGTTGTGATTGTCCCGGCACTGCAAGACCCGGACGAGATCAAGCAGCGCTTTCCGAAAGGTTACAAGGTCATCAAGCCTTACCTGCGGATGACGCCCGATCCAAGACAATAA
- the tatC gene encoding twin-arginine translocase subunit TatC has protein sequence MSDRELPLVQHLIELRTRLLHTVIFVLVVFCCLFYFSNDIYYIISAPLQNLLPENTSMIATDVVSPFLTPLKLTFFAAVLLSIPYILYQIWAFIAPGLYKHEQRLAAPLLISSVFLFYAGMTFAYFVVFPLLFGFVTGIGLEGVATMTDIAKYLDFVLQLFFAFGFAFEIPIAVILMIHAGVLTPDGLAAKRPYIVVGCFIIGMLLTPPDVFSQILLALPMWMLFEVGVFVGRILHKNKEAREIEEAKQD, from the coding sequence ATGAGTGACAGAGAGCTTCCGCTGGTACAACATTTGATTGAGTTACGCACGCGGTTATTACATACCGTGATCTTCGTGCTGGTCGTTTTTTGTTGTCTGTTTTATTTTTCTAACGATATTTACTACATCATTTCGGCGCCCTTGCAAAACCTGCTGCCGGAAAACACCAGCATGATTGCCACCGATGTGGTCTCGCCTTTCCTGACACCACTGAAGCTGACTTTTTTTGCCGCTGTTCTGCTATCCATTCCTTACATCCTTTATCAGATCTGGGCGTTCATTGCTCCCGGCTTGTATAAACATGAACAACGTCTCGCCGCGCCACTGTTAATTTCCAGCGTATTCCTGTTTTACGCGGGCATGACCTTCGCGTATTTCGTGGTATTTCCACTGCTGTTTGGCTTTGTCACCGGGATCGGCCTGGAAGGCGTGGCAACCATGACCGATATCGCAAAATATCTGGATTTCGTTTTGCAGTTATTTTTTGCTTTCGGGTTTGCGTTTGAAATTCCTATTGCGGTGATCCTGATGATCCATGCCGGCGTGCTGACACCGGATGGCCTGGCGGCCAAGCGCCCTTACATCGTGGTCGGCTGCTTTATTATTGGGATGCTACTGACCCCGCCGGATGTGTTCTCGCAAATTCTGCTCGCCTTGCCTATGTGGATGCTGTTTGAGGTCGGTGTGTTTGTAGGTCGCATATTGCATAAGAATAAGGAAGCCCGCGAGATCGAAGAAGCAAAGCAGGATTGA
- the tatB gene encoding Sec-independent protein translocase protein TatB, whose protein sequence is MFDISFFELILCAIVGLVVIGPERLPETVRAVSLWIGRLKRSLRETRSELERQIGADDIRRQLHNEEIMQSLEKTRREIENAVKDGEQAEPKPRAYQEHVELPDHAHMDEKPADAAKPDDAPSPTVPEKSGH, encoded by the coding sequence GTGTTTGATATCAGTTTTTTTGAATTAATCTTGTGCGCCATTGTGGGCCTGGTGGTCATTGGGCCGGAGCGTTTACCGGAAACGGTACGCGCCGTCAGCCTGTGGATTGGCCGCCTGAAACGCAGCCTGCGCGAAACACGCAGCGAGTTGGAGCGCCAGATCGGCGCTGACGATATTCGCCGCCAGCTGCACAATGAAGAGATTATGCAAAGCCTGGAAAAAACGCGCCGCGAAATCGAGAACGCCGTCAAGGATGGAGAACAAGCCGAACCAAAACCGCGCGCTTACCAGGAACATGTCGAACTGCCTGACCATGCCCATATGGATGAAAAGCCGGCTGACGCAGCCAAGCCTGATGACGCGCCATCTCCCACCGTCCCTGAAAAAAGCGGCCATTGA
- the tatA gene encoding twin-arginine translocase TatA/TatE family subunit: MGISGISIWQLLIILAIVIMLFGTKRLRSLGSDLGSAIKGFKKSIGDEDEAKNDTRNVEDKTAQDNITSAQKEKTEQK; encoded by the coding sequence ATGGGTATCAGCGGTATCAGTATTTGGCAATTGTTGATCATTCTGGCAATCGTGATCATGTTATTCGGCACCAAGCGTCTGCGTTCACTCGGCAGCGATCTTGGCAGCGCCATCAAGGGATTCAAAAAATCCATCGGCGATGAAGACGAAGCAAAAAACGACACCAGAAATGTTGAAGACAAAACTGCCCAGGACAACATCACCAGCGCACAAAAAGAAAAAACTGAGCAGAAGTAA
- a CDS encoding phosphoribosyl-ATP diphosphatase, translated as MNAHDILEQLTQILEARKNNADADSSYVASLHKKGLNKILEKVGEECTETLLAAKDAQASGDTSELIYETADLWFHTLVMLSHLGENADSVLNELARRFDVSGHAEKASRKQ; from the coding sequence ATGAACGCTCACGACATACTGGAACAACTGACGCAGATCCTGGAAGCGCGTAAGAACAATGCCGATGCAGACAGCTCCTATGTGGCCAGCCTGCATAAAAAAGGATTGAATAAAATATTGGAAAAAGTCGGTGAGGAATGCACCGAAACACTGCTGGCTGCCAAAGATGCACAAGCCAGCGGTGACACCAGCGAGTTGATTTACGAAACAGCCGATCTGTGGTTCCACACCCTGGTGATGTTATCTCACCTGGGTGAAAACGCCGACTCGGTCCTGAACGAACTGGCGCGACGTTTTGATGTATCCGGCCATGCCGAAAAGGCCTCGCGCAAGCAATAA
- the hisI gene encoding phosphoribosyl-AMP cyclohydrolase encodes MVTTDSSNDWLNSIKWDNDGLVPAIAQDAQSGRILMMAWMNREALQRSAELNQAVYWSRSRNRLWHKGETSGHVQHLSEIRLDCDADVIVLQVEQMGGIACHTGRESCFYRVLKDGEWQVVDAVLKDPKDIYQ; translated from the coding sequence ATGGTAACAACCGACAGTTCTAACGATTGGCTCAATAGCATTAAATGGGACAACGACGGCCTGGTGCCAGCGATCGCCCAGGACGCACAAAGCGGCCGCATTCTGATGATGGCCTGGATGAATCGCGAAGCCTTGCAACGCAGCGCCGAATTGAACCAGGCGGTCTATTGGTCGCGCTCGCGCAACCGTTTATGGCATAAGGGTGAGACCTCCGGTCACGTGCAACATCTGAGTGAAATTCGCCTCGATTGCGATGCCGATGTGATCGTCCTGCAAGTTGAGCAAATGGGCGGTATTGCCTGTCATACAGGACGGGAGTCCTGTTTTTATCGCGTGCTGAAAGACGGCGAATGGCAGGTGGTCGATGCCGTGCTCAAAGACCCGAAAGATATCTATCAATAA
- a CDS encoding aldo/keto reductase, translating into MLIPKRLGQTDLSVSPLGLGTVKLGRNQKVNYPSAFDLPDDDQVKRLLDIAWELGINLLDTAPAYGTSEERLGKLMAGSGHDWVISTKVGEEFADGESCFDFTPTQVRVSIERSLRRLRRDYIDMVLVHSDGNDSAIIERYEIFDVLAELKRAGWLRAFGMSTKTLEGGLLTARHADLVMVTYNLNHRAEEAVIDECLRLNKGVMVKKALASGHLCSDDATDDPVQTSMNFVFAHPGISSAIVGTINPQHLRDNVSKALLALHQD; encoded by the coding sequence ATGCTGATACCTAAACGCCTTGGTCAGACCGACCTTTCTGTCAGCCCTCTGGGCCTGGGTACCGTGAAGCTGGGCCGCAACCAGAAAGTGAACTACCCCTCCGCCTTCGACCTTCCCGACGATGATCAAGTGAAGCGATTGCTGGACATTGCCTGGGAGCTGGGTATCAACCTGCTGGACACCGCGCCGGCCTATGGCACCAGTGAAGAACGCCTCGGTAAACTGATGGCGGGCTCGGGCCATGATTGGGTAATCAGCACCAAAGTCGGTGAAGAATTTGCCGATGGCGAATCCTGTTTTGATTTCACTCCGACCCAGGTGCGCGTGAGTATAGAACGTAGTTTGCGACGTTTGCGCCGTGACTATATCGACATGGTACTGGTACACTCTGACGGCAATGACAGCGCGATCATTGAGCGTTATGAAATCTTTGATGTGTTGGCCGAACTCAAGCGAGCCGGCTGGTTGCGCGCCTTCGGCATGTCCACCAAAACCCTGGAAGGTGGCTTGCTGACCGCACGGCACGCGGACCTAGTGATGGTGACCTATAACCTGAACCACCGCGCCGAAGAAGCCGTCATTGATGAATGCCTGCGCTTGAATAAAGGGGTAATGGTGAAAAAGGCCCTGGCCAGCGGCCATTTGTGCAGCGACGACGCAACAGACGATCCGGTGCAGACGAGTATGAACTTCGTCTTTGCTCACCCCGGTATCAGCAGCGCGATTGTCGGCACCATTAACCCGCAACATTTACGTGATAACGTGAGCAAGGCGTTGCTCGCCCTGCATCAGGATTGA
- a CDS encoding FAD-dependent oxidoreductase, with translation MPATPIRFHFDIAIIGGGVAGLWLANRLANTGYSLALFESKALGSDQTVASQGMIHGGMKYTLSGTLTGASEAIAEMPRHWRACLCGEGDVDLRNTRILSDHFFMWSSETMTSRLTTFLASKLTRGRVEPVADDKRPPLLRNNHFSGSLYRLEDLVLDVPSLVTNLANNLPSRVFQVEENSTRLTAAANGEVSLITEQDGQSIEVTAQRIVLTAGKGNAALLQQLGLQQPAMQVRPLQQVMVKHHYPHRFYGHCLGAETTPRLTISSHTTSYGAPVWYLGGSLAERGVHQDATELIESAKQELADLMPWLDFSEAEWATLPVERAEPLQRHFARPDNAFATQVVGVNNLILGWPTKLTLAPNLANEILALLNKDAITPGSATNEAAELGRHLMRAPIAKTPWDIAFPPPPDSSLTDDEATDADT, from the coding sequence ATGCCTGCAACGCCGATCCGTTTTCACTTCGATATCGCCATCATCGGTGGTGGTGTGGCGGGTTTGTGGCTGGCGAATCGTCTGGCAAATACCGGTTATTCACTGGCCTTATTCGAATCCAAAGCCCTCGGCAGCGACCAGACTGTTGCCTCGCAGGGGATGATCCACGGCGGCATGAAGTACACCCTCAGCGGCACCCTCACCGGCGCATCCGAAGCTATCGCCGAGATGCCGCGTCACTGGCGCGCCTGCCTGTGCGGTGAAGGAGACGTGGACCTGCGCAATACGCGCATCCTCAGCGACCACTTTTTTATGTGGTCCAGCGAAACCATGACGTCGCGCCTGACAACCTTTTTGGCAAGTAAGCTGACGCGCGGACGGGTTGAGCCGGTAGCTGACGACAAACGCCCACCCTTGCTACGCAACAACCATTTCAGTGGCAGCCTCTACCGACTGGAAGACCTCGTGCTCGACGTGCCCAGCCTGGTTACCAATCTCGCTAACAACCTGCCCAGTCGCGTTTTCCAGGTTGAGGAGAACAGCACGCGCTTAACGGCCGCAGCAAATGGTGAAGTAAGCCTGATTACCGAACAGGACGGGCAATCCATTGAAGTGACGGCACAGCGCATCGTGCTGACCGCCGGCAAGGGCAACGCTGCTTTGTTGCAGCAGCTCGGCCTGCAACAACCCGCCATGCAAGTACGCCCCCTGCAACAAGTGATGGTCAAACATCATTATCCACACCGTTTTTACGGCCACTGCCTGGGCGCTGAAACCACGCCCCGCCTGACGATCTCCAGCCACACCACCAGCTACGGCGCGCCAGTGTGGTATTTGGGTGGCAGCCTCGCAGAGCGTGGGGTACATCAGGATGCTACTGAACTAATTGAAAGTGCCAAGCAGGAGCTGGCGGATCTTATGCCCTGGCTGGACTTCAGTGAAGCTGAATGGGCGACCCTGCCAGTCGAGCGTGCGGAACCCCTGCAACGTCACTTTGCTCGCCCGGATAACGCGTTCGCGACACAGGTAGTCGGAGTTAATAACCTGATTCTCGGGTGGCCAACCAAACTGACCTTGGCTCCCAACCTCGCTAATGAAATATTGGCGCTATTGAACAAAGACGCCATTACACCCGGTAGTGCAACGAACGAAGCGGCTGAATTGGGTCGCCACTTGATGCGTGCGCCTATAGCAAAAACGCCTTGGGATATCGCCTTCCCGCCGCCACCCGATAGCAGCCTGACCGATGATGAGGCAACCGATGCTGATACCTAA
- a CDS encoding GDSL-type esterase/lipase family protein, producing MRSKLLTGSLFAALLIGLGYFLTLPQDPLIKANHEHFQYTGRVDFSSPEMPVFSWPGTMIQTGFTGRSIALVMDDHYGMNYFNVFIDQDWDNPIVIKGEKGKKTYPIAYSLSDGEHVLTITKRTEGEEGATTFYGVLLADDGQLTAPPPRPERRIEFFGDSITSGMGNEGPEGGPDDNKAEKNNFLAYGAITARNLDAEYVSTSQSGVGLMTSFVGFTMQEFYDQLSAIDDNNSVWDFNRWTPHVVVINLFQNDSVLVEERLDPVPDDEQRIAVYYDFVRRIRGHYPEAYIICTLGTMDASKPGSPWPGYIHAAVDRWKAEADDKRIDVMIFEFKDFYQHPRVRHHRENAEVLTAYIKDKMGW from the coding sequence ATGAGGTCGAAATTGCTGACCGGGTCACTTTTTGCAGCGCTGCTGATCGGCTTGGGATATTTCCTTACCCTGCCGCAAGATCCGCTGATCAAGGCGAATCATGAACATTTTCAATACACCGGTCGCGTTGATTTCTCTTCACCGGAAATGCCAGTGTTTTCCTGGCCGGGTACCATGATCCAGACAGGCTTTACCGGCCGTTCGATAGCGCTGGTCATGGATGATCATTACGGCATGAATTACTTCAACGTATTTATTGATCAGGACTGGGATAACCCCATTGTGATAAAAGGCGAGAAGGGCAAAAAAACCTATCCCATCGCTTATAGTCTCAGCGATGGGGAACATGTATTGACCATCACCAAACGCACCGAGGGCGAAGAAGGCGCGACCACCTTTTACGGCGTGCTGTTAGCCGATGACGGTCAACTGACGGCGCCGCCCCCTCGCCCCGAACGGCGGATTGAGTTTTTTGGTGATTCCATTACCAGTGGCATGGGTAACGAAGGTCCTGAAGGTGGGCCGGATGACAACAAAGCAGAGAAAAATAATTTCCTCGCCTACGGTGCTATTACAGCGCGCAACCTGGACGCGGAATATGTCAGTACATCACAAAGTGGTGTCGGCCTGATGACGAGTTTCGTGGGATTTACCATGCAGGAATTTTACGACCAGCTCAGCGCCATTGATGACAATAATTCCGTGTGGGATTTCAACCGCTGGACGCCCCATGTGGTGGTGATTAATTTATTTCAAAACGACAGCGTGCTGGTGGAAGAGCGGCTTGACCCAGTGCCTGACGATGAACAACGGATTGCCGTGTATTACGATTTCGTTCGGCGGATTCGCGGCCATTACCCGGAAGCCTATATCATTTGCACGCTTGGTACGATGGATGCCAGCAAACCCGGCTCACCCTGGCCAGGTTATATTCACGCAGCGGTGGACCGGTGGAAGGCAGAGGCTGATGATAAACGCATTGATGTAATGATCTTCGAATTCAAGGATTTTTATCAGCATCCACGCGTGCGCCATCACCGCGAAAATGCCGAGGTGCTCACGGCCTATATTAAAGACAAAATGGGTTGGTAA